A window of Mycolicibacterium holsaticum DSM 44478 = JCM 12374 genomic DNA:
CACTCCGTCTGCCGGGTTGGTGTCGTGCGTGGACAGGGTCTTTGCCTGTGCGACTCGGCCGTCCGGGGTAAGCGCGATGCCGTCGGTGAAGGTTCCGCCGATATCGATGCCGATCTTCACTGAATCTGCCTGCATCAGTCCCTCATTTCCGTGGCTGCGCGGTCTCGCTCATCCAGGCGGATCGACGTCTTCGGATCATGACCGGCCCGAAGCTCGGCTTTCGGTACCTTCCCCATCGCCGTGCGGGGCAGCGTGCTCTGGCGGAACTCGTACCATCGTGGTCGCTTGTACGGGGCCAGCCGTCCGAGACACCAAGCGTCGAGTTCTCGGGGTTCGACCGGGCCGTTCGCCACGACGACTGCCTTCACCGCCTCGCCCCAACGTTCGTCGGGGACGCCGATGACGGCCACCTCGCTCACTCGAGGATGTTTCAGCAACGCCTGCTCGACTTCGATCGTGTAGACGTTCTCACCACCGGGCTTGACCATCTCCTTCGACCGACCGACGAAGTAGAGGTAGCCCTGTTCGTCGGCCCGCATGAGATCGCCTGTGCGAAGCCAGTTATCGACCGTCGCCTCGGCGGTCTCGGCGGGCAGGTTCCAATAGCCGGTCATCATGCTGGCACCCCGTAATGCCAACTCCCCCACTACGCCGACTTCGACCTGTGTACCAGTGTCGTCCAACAGGATTGCGTCGGTCAGCGGCAGGAGACGGCCAATGGTGCCGGGGTGACTGATCTCGTCGTCAAGGGTGCTGCGGGTCGTGTAGCCGCCCGCTTCCGTGCTGCCGTAGATACCCGCGAATTCGACCGAAGGTAGTTTCTCGGCCAAGAGGTTGAGCGTGTCGAGCTTTTCCATACCCGCCCCACCGAGAACCAGGCGCAGGCCCGTGCCGGACTCGGCGGCTGCTGGGTGCTGCAGAGCGGTTGCCAAGCCGGCGGGAAACGCGGCCACCGTCACCTTATATTCACGGCAGCTCGCCCAGATATCCTCTGCCGATGGTGACGTCGGCAGGACGACGGTGCCGCCCACGGCGAAAGTGGTCAAGGCCTGGCCTAAGCCCGAGACGTGAAACAGCGGGCTGGCAATCGTGGTCACGTCGCTGCCGCGGAAGCCGAACCCCATTATCTGGTTCGAAACAGCCGCAAGCCAAGCTGATTGAGATAGCAGGCACCCCTTGGGGCGACCAGTGGTGCCCGAGGTATAGAGCTGGGTGAGCGTGGAACCGGCGTCGGGCCGAGGCAACCCGGCCCCGCCCACATGGCGATCGGCCAGTTCGCTCAATTCAGGGCCGGTCTGCCAGACGGTGCGTTCGAACAACCCAGCGTCCGTGGCCACCGAAACCAATGCCGGGTCGATCACCGCGAATCGCGAGTTGGCGTCTTCAGCTTGGAAGCGGACCTCCTCGGCGATCAAGCGGACGTTGATCGGCACCAACGTCGCTCCAATGCTCGAACATGCGAGCAGGACTTGCAGATACTGCGCAGAGTTGGACGCAAGGAGCGTAATCCGATCACCCGACGCAACGCCGGAAGCCGCGAACCCCGCCGCCAACCCGTCCGCCAGACGGTTCAACTCCCGGTAGGTGACGGCACCGTCGGCATGTTGGATGGCGATGTGGTCGGGACAGCGACGGGCTTGTCTGGCAACGAGGTCGGCGACCAGCAATTCTGTGGAAATCGTCGGCCCACCCTTCCGGTCGAACGATCAGCGCAGATCGGTTCATTTGGATTACGACAACCAGGTTATATGATTTATCCGATCCGCGGAAGATGCGAGATTGCACGGAGGTGACGATGCAGGCGGCTTGGGTTTCGCTTGTCCGCCAATGCCTCACACTTGCGCGGCGGCCAGCAGGCCATCGACCGCGGCCAGCTTGACCGGGGACGGCCGGCGGATGCTGGACGACCCCGTTGGCCGTCTTGCCCTTCCGACAGAAGTCACCCATGAGTAGGCGTTGCTCGCTTCGTCCACCGTGATCTCGATGCCGCAGTTCGTCAGACAGATCTGGCAAATGGTGTTGCCCGTCTTCGCCAACTCGGTCCTTCCATCCCGTCCGCCTCGGGTCAGTCCAGTGCGCTGACCTTCACGCGCACGCCGTTGAGAATCGACATCGCCGCCAGCGGTTCCAGGGCGCCCGCCCCGCTGGCGGTCAGGGCGTTGAAGTTGGCACCCCCGGTGGCATTGGCGTGCTGCCAGTTGCCGTCGCCGTTGTGCCCCCAGCCGTGCGGGAGGCAGACGGCTCCGACGATGACCGTGTCGGTGCTCGACAGTTGTGCCCGCACCGCACCGGTGGCGGATTCGATGAGGACCGTGGCGCCGTCCTGCAATCCGAATCGCTGCACATCGTCGGGGTGCATGAGCAGCGCAGGCGCGACCGCCCGCGGGTTGAGTCGACGAGAGTTGTGCGTGAACGAATTGAGCGAGCGCAGTTCACGGCGGCCGAAGAGCCGCAGCGGATACGGCCCCACGGCGGCGTCGCGCACCTCGTCGAACAAACCCTGCGCCACGGTGATGATCTCCGGCGGCGCAAGGTTCACCCGGCCGTCGGGCCGGGTGATCACCCGTTCCAGCACACCGGTTTTCACCTCCTCAGCCACCAACACGCCCCGCGGACGAGACAGCAGGCGACGCCGACTCAGCCCGCCGCGGCGAAGACCGAGACGGTCGCCGGCGGAACCGAAGCGCAGCATCATGTCCAGCATCAGCGCGGGCGTCAACCGACGGGCGAACCGGCCCAGCCGTCTGATCAGTGGCGAACTGGACGCAACGAGGCCGAGCTGGGCGCTGATGTCCCGGATGATCGTCCACTCCTCGCGAGCCTGACCCAGTGGCGGCACCACTGCCGGGGTCCACTGCACGAAAGTGCGGTATTGGTAGGGCAGCACCAGACCATTGACGTCCTCTCGTTCGAGGAAGGTCGTGCTCGGCAGGATGTAGTCGGCGGTGCTGTTGGTTTCGTTGATGTACAAGTCGATACTCACCATGAGGTCGACGGTCTCGAGCGCAGCTTTGAGGGCCGGGCCGTTGGGGACCGACAGCACCGGGTTCCCCGCGCTGACGAACATGGCGCGGATCTGGCCCGGGCCCGGTGTGGTGATCTCATCGGCCAGGATCCCGGCGGGCATCATGCCGACCACGTCCGGGTAGCCACCGATCCGGGTATGCCTGGCCCCGTAGGTGTCGAACCCGCCGTTTCGAGCGATCCCCCAGAAGTCGATCGGCGGTGTGGTGAACACGGCGCCGCCGGGGCGGTCCAGATTTCCGGTTACCACGTTCAGCGCGTCGAGCAGAAAGTTCACCAGCGTTCCGTAGCTGCCCACGCAGGCGCCGACCCGGCCGTACACCGCCGCGCGCGGGGCCGCCGCGAGACTGCGGGCCAGGTCCCGGGCAACGGCCGCGGGCACACCCGAATGCTTCTCGGTCGCCGCGGGTGTGAAGGACTGCACGGCCTGCCGCAGCTGCGGCAGACCCGTCGCGATCGCCGCGGCCCTCGGGTGCTGGAGCCCGTCGGCGAAGATGACGTTCAGCAGCGCCAGCAACAGCCACGCGTCACCGTCGGGCAGGACGGCGACATGCTCGAAGCGTTCGGCTGTCTCGGTGCGGCGTGGATCGACGATGACCACCCGGCCGCCACGCTCCACGATCTCCTGCATGTCGACTCGAACCAGACCCCCCTGCATCAGGGAGCCATGTGAGACAAACGGGTTGGCGCCGACCATCAGCAGGAAGTCGGTCCGCGGCAAGTCCGGGATGGGAACGCTGACCGGTGACCCGTACAGGAAGTACGAGGCCGCGAAACGGCTGCTGGTGTCTTGGGATGCGGGACTGTAGAAGTGCGGACTACCCAGCGCGTCCATCATGCCCTTGGCAAAAAAATAGTGGCCGATGCTGTATGCCGCGGGGTTGCCCTGATACATGCCGATCGATTCCGGGCCGTATCGATCGATGACGCCGCGGAGGCGGGTTCCGATCTCGTGCAGCGCGGCGCTCCAGGTGACCGGTTCGAATCCACCTGAAGCGGTGCGCCGCAGCGGCGTGGTGACCCGCGCGGGATCGTACTGAATTTCGTTGGCCGCCAGCCCCTTCGGGCAGGCAAACCCACGCGTCAGGGGATGCTCGCGGTCCGCCCTGATGCGGGTCACGACCCCGTTGTCGACGGTGACCCGCAGACCACACATCTGCTCACACAGCCGGCAGAACGTGATCTTCTCCTGGGCAGTCATGCGACTTCCCTCCTCGCGCGAGTGCAGCGCTCCTGACGACTGAGCCGACGTTATTATCCTATAACCAGGTTAGTGTTTGATACGTTTGATTGGCGGAGGTAGCGGCCGCGAACGGCCCACTTCGAATCGCTGGAGGGTGCGGCAACGAACAGAAGTCCGTCTTCGTCATCGCCAAAGACGCAACTGAGCGAAATGCGCGAATCCGGCCGCCAACCGATCCGCTAGACGGTCCGAGTCCCGGTAGGT
This region includes:
- a CDS encoding class I adenylate-forming enzyme family protein — protein: MLVADLVARQARRCPDHIAIQHADGAVTYRELNRLADGLAAGFAASGVASGDRITLLASNSAQYLQVLLACSSIGATLVPINVRLIAEEVRFQAEDANSRFAVIDPALVSVATDAGLFERTVWQTGPELSELADRHVGGAGLPRPDAGSTLTQLYTSGTTGRPKGCLLSQSAWLAAVSNQIMGFGFRGSDVTTIASPLFHVSGLGQALTTFAVGGTVVLPTSPSAEDIWASCREYKVTVAAFPAGLATALQHPAAAESGTGLRLVLGGAGMEKLDTLNLLAEKLPSVEFAGIYGSTEAGGYTTRSTLDDEISHPGTIGRLLPLTDAILLDDTGTQVEVGVVGELALRGASMMTGYWNLPAETAEATVDNWLRTGDLMRADEQGYLYFVGRSKEMVKPGGENVYTIEVEQALLKHPRVSEVAVIGVPDERWGEAVKAVVVANGPVEPRELDAWCLGRLAPYKRPRWYEFRQSTLPRTAMGKVPKAELRAGHDPKTSIRLDERDRAATEMRD
- a CDS encoding molybdopterin-dependent oxidoreductase codes for the protein MTAQEKITFCRLCEQMCGLRVTVDNGVVTRIRADREHPLTRGFACPKGLAANEIQYDPARVTTPLRRTASGGFEPVTWSAALHEIGTRLRGVIDRYGPESIGMYQGNPAAYSIGHYFFAKGMMDALGSPHFYSPASQDTSSRFAASYFLYGSPVSVPIPDLPRTDFLLMVGANPFVSHGSLMQGGLVRVDMQEIVERGGRVVIVDPRRTETAERFEHVAVLPDGDAWLLLALLNVIFADGLQHPRAAAIATGLPQLRQAVQSFTPAATEKHSGVPAAVARDLARSLAAAPRAAVYGRVGACVGSYGTLVNFLLDALNVVTGNLDRPGGAVFTTPPIDFWGIARNGGFDTYGARHTRIGGYPDVVGMMPAGILADEITTPGPGQIRAMFVSAGNPVLSVPNGPALKAALETVDLMVSIDLYINETNSTADYILPSTTFLEREDVNGLVLPYQYRTFVQWTPAVVPPLGQAREEWTIIRDISAQLGLVASSSPLIRRLGRFARRLTPALMLDMMLRFGSAGDRLGLRRGGLSRRRLLSRPRGVLVAEEVKTGVLERVITRPDGRVNLAPPEIITVAQGLFDEVRDAAVGPYPLRLFGRRELRSLNSFTHNSRRLNPRAVAPALLMHPDDVQRFGLQDGATVLIESATGAVRAQLSSTDTVIVGAVCLPHGWGHNGDGNWQHANATGGANFNALTASGAGALEPLAAMSILNGVRVKVSALD